A stretch of Sinimarinibacterium sp. NLF-5-8 DNA encodes these proteins:
- a CDS encoding MotA/TolQ/ExbB proton channel family protein — translation MKKILGALASGLLLVGLHSAWAEDSASSLDTLLEQVRTRTVNDQGQLKAREAEFAAARDRQSQLLGQIRAQRDALEKRGSALEAQFDANKREIDARQHSLDEKLGGLKELFGIFQQTSGDLQGIFFDSPISAQYPDRNAFLEAFAKKMSKASEISTVEEIERLWFELQREMTETGKVTRFKTQVLQADGTMAEREVVRLGVFGAVTTDPARYLIWRGDSKSLAELKRQPDASLGRASRFAKSHEGVERFDLDPTGGNLLARLVEAPEFSDRIEQGGLVGYIIMALGAVALLVAFERMITLNIVARRVSRQQQHIDQPNKSNPLGRVLLTYHANQGVDYATLEMKLGEAILKELPSLNRFINFIKIASLAAPLLGLLGTVTGMIQTFQAITLFGTGDPKTMAGGISQALVTTVQGLCVAIPMTFLFALCSGKAKQILHALQEQSAGLIAEYMERQAKESPSSSQS, via the coding sequence ATGAAAAAAATACTGGGTGCGCTGGCATCCGGACTGCTGCTTGTTGGCCTGCACAGCGCCTGGGCGGAGGACAGTGCCTCCAGTTTGGACACACTTTTGGAGCAAGTGCGCACCCGCACTGTCAACGACCAAGGGCAACTCAAGGCACGCGAAGCCGAATTTGCCGCTGCGCGCGATCGGCAGTCGCAATTGCTGGGTCAGATTCGTGCCCAGCGCGACGCACTGGAAAAGCGCGGCTCGGCACTGGAAGCCCAGTTTGATGCCAACAAACGTGAGATTGACGCCCGCCAGCACAGTCTTGACGAAAAGCTCGGTGGTCTCAAAGAACTGTTCGGGATATTCCAGCAGACCTCTGGCGATCTTCAGGGGATCTTTTTTGACAGTCCGATTTCGGCGCAATACCCCGATCGCAATGCTTTTTTGGAAGCGTTTGCCAAGAAGATGAGCAAAGCCTCCGAGATCAGCACGGTTGAAGAAATTGAGCGTTTGTGGTTTGAGCTGCAACGCGAGATGACCGAAACCGGCAAGGTTACGCGGTTCAAGACCCAGGTTCTGCAGGCCGATGGCACCATGGCCGAGCGAGAAGTGGTACGGCTGGGCGTGTTTGGCGCGGTGACCACCGATCCTGCGCGATATCTGATCTGGCGTGGGGACAGCAAGAGTCTGGCCGAACTCAAACGCCAGCCTGACGCCAGTCTGGGGCGCGCGTCCAGGTTTGCCAAAAGCCACGAAGGGGTCGAGCGCTTCGATCTTGACCCGACCGGCGGCAACCTGCTGGCGCGTCTGGTCGAGGCACCTGAATTCAGTGATCGCATCGAACAAGGCGGTCTGGTCGGCTACATCATCATGGCACTGGGCGCCGTAGCACTGCTGGTCGCCTTTGAGCGCATGATCACGCTCAACATCGTCGCCCGTCGAGTGTCCCGGCAGCAGCAACACATTGACCAGCCCAACAAAAGCAACCCGCTGGGTCGTGTTCTGCTGACCTACCACGCCAACCAGGGCGTTGACTACGCCACGCTGGAAATGAAGCTCGGTGAAGCCATTCTCAAGGAATTGCCCAGCCTCAACCGTTTCATCAACTTCATCAAGATTGCCTCACTGGCCGCGCCCTTGCTGGGCTTGCTGGGAACGGTGACCGGCATGATCCAGACCTTCCAGGCCATCACCCTGTTTGGCACCGGCGACCCCAAGACCATGGCCGGCGGCATCAGCCAGGCACTGGTCACCACCGTGCAAGGGCTGTGCGTGGCGATTCCGATGACCTTCCTGTTTGCCCTGTGCAGCGGCAAGGCCAAACAGATTCTGCACGCCCTGCAAGAGCAAAGCGCAGGCCTGATTGCCGAATACATGGAACGTCAGGCCAAGGAATCACCCTCGTCATCGCAAAGCTGA
- a CDS encoding MotA/TolQ/ExbB proton channel family protein — translation MDVVLLAFFDIVSQIRGFLNDGGPVLLAIAAVIFAMWMLSIERFVYFKRSLPRQEQSLLALWARRGEYKSWQSHQIRRALLAQMQEETTRYLSLIKVAVVVCPLFGLLGTVTGMIAVFDVMASAGMGNPRLMASGVSQATIPTMAGMVGALSGLFVAHYLEGVAKQRMRLLDEQMLIEH, via the coding sequence ATGGATGTCGTATTACTGGCGTTTTTTGACATTGTTTCGCAGATTCGCGGCTTTCTGAATGATGGCGGTCCGGTTCTGCTGGCAATTGCCGCAGTGATCTTTGCGATGTGGATGCTGTCGATCGAGCGTTTTGTTTACTTCAAGCGCAGTCTGCCGCGGCAGGAGCAGAGTTTGCTCGCCCTGTGGGCGCGGCGCGGCGAGTACAAAAGCTGGCAATCGCATCAGATCCGGCGCGCACTGCTGGCGCAGATGCAGGAAGAAACCACCCGCTATCTGAGCCTGATCAAGGTTGCCGTGGTGGTCTGCCCCCTGTTCGGGCTGCTGGGCACGGTCACCGGCATGATCGCCGTGTTCGATGTGATGGCCTCGGCGGGGATGGGCAATCCCCGCCTGATGGCCTCGGGCGTCTCGCAGGCAACGATACCGACGATGGCCGGCATGGTCGGCGCCCTGTCGGGACTGTTTGTTGCGCACTATCTGGAAGGCGTTGCCAAGCAGCGGATGCGCCTGCTGGACGAACAGATGCTGATCGAGCATTGA
- a CDS encoding biopolymer transporter ExbD, producing MKLLNIPQEEDDSAIDLTPMLDVVFIMLIFFIVTASFLKESGFDIHKPAAVKQETSNEPGKSISIRIMGDGQIFIGPRRVDIRAVRANIERLRAEQPDAPVIVQAHADARNELLVKSLDAARLAGATQLSVAPLAQ from the coding sequence ATGAAACTGCTCAACATTCCCCAGGAAGAAGATGACAGCGCGATTGACCTGACGCCGATGCTCGACGTGGTGTTCATCATGCTGATCTTTTTCATTGTCACCGCCAGCTTTCTCAAGGAAAGCGGCTTTGACATCCACAAGCCTGCCGCGGTCAAACAGGAAACCAGCAATGAGCCGGGTAAAAGCATTTCGATCCGGATCATGGGCGACGGCCAGATTTTCATTGGTCCGCGTCGCGTTGATATCCGGGCGGTGCGCGCCAATATCGAAAGGCTGCGCGCCGAACAACCGGATGCCCCGGTCATTGTCCAGGCCCATGCGGACGCGCGTAACGAACTGCTGGTCAAATCGCTGGATGCCGCACGGCTCGCCGGCGCCACCCAGCTATCGGTTGCCCCGCTTGCACAATAA